A single genomic interval of Melanotaenia boesemani isolate fMelBoe1 chromosome 4, fMelBoe1.pri, whole genome shotgun sequence harbors:
- the scpp5 gene encoding secretory calcium-binding phosphoprotein 5 isoform X1 has product MKLAILCLCLASTASAVPYQYLPHYTASRPQAPSAMVKNSFAGGFLPGLQGGYSVEFFYPHRTTGGAGLNPADPNSRYGLVKYSIPQPPGRQSVEIFYPYDFAEQRVITSFPPMSNGPVSRDVLPFGYPPQNVPQQNTNAFSFGYPPQNVPQQNTNIQSFDPSQDPAQQLQQDQPTQTSQVSPKM; this is encoded by the exons ATGAAACTGGCCATCCTGTGCCTGTGCTTGGCTAGCACAGCCTCTGCTGTACCA TATCAGTACTTGCCACATTACACAGCTTCCAGACCACAGGCACCATCTGCAATG GTGAAAAATTCCTTTGCAGGGGGCTTCCTGCCTGGACTTCAAGGAGGTTACAGTGTGGAATTT ttCTATCCACACAGAACTACTGGTGGTGCTGGACTAAATCCAGCAGAT CCCAATTCCCGTTACGGTTTAGTCAAATACTCCATTCCTCAGCCGCCGGGCAGACAGAGTGTTGAAATT TTCTACCCCTATGACTTCGCTGAGCAAAGG GTCATTACAAGCTTTCCTCCGATGAGCAATGGCCCGGTTTCACGTGAT gTTTTACCATTTGGCTATCCTCCTCAAAATGTTCCCCAGCAAAACACCAAC GCCTTCTCATTTGGCTATCCCCCTCAAAATGTTCCCCAGCAAAACACCAAc ATTCAATCCTTCGATCCATCACAGGATCCAGCGCAACAACTCCAGCAGGATCAGCCCACACAGACAAGCCAG GTTTCACCAAAGATGTGA
- the LOC121638686 gene encoding platelet glycoprotein Ib alpha chain-like encodes MKSKMKIFLLMIFFLINSHATNCHGRHRSSSESDSVERGNPWPTIDICALFPVLCPKPSTTLPPKTTTKPTTTKPTTTQSTEPPTTTEPRGDGK; translated from the exons ATGAAGAGCAAGATGAAGATTTTCCTTCTGATGATTTTCTTCCTTATAAATTCCCATGCAACT AACTGCCATGGCAGGCACAGGTCCAGCAGTGAGTCTGACAGTGTTGAG AGAGGCAATCCGTGGCCTACAATTGATATCTGTGCTCTGTTTCCTGTTCTGTGCCCAAAACCATCTACTACACTACCACCAAAGACCACAACAAAACCAACCACAACAAAACCAACCACAACTCAAAGCACAGAGCCCCCCACGACCACAGAGCCCCGAGGAGATGGCAAGTGA
- the LOC121638622 gene encoding spore coat protein SP96-like isoform X1 → MFKVVILLGVLLSLALADSQQNDLASKRVERGRPGSFKNGPLSSRRHHGRPCLDSKLLQDLLALLKNQQTTTAPTSTTTTATTTTTAASTPTPATTTTTAASTPTPAATTTTATATTV, encoded by the exons ATGTTTAAAGTTGTCATTTTGCTTGGAGTTCTCCTGAGCCTGGCCTTGGCTGATTCT CAGCAGAATGACTTGGCATCCAAACGAGTTGAGCGCGGACGTCCTGGCTCCTTCAAAAAT GGCCCTCTGTCTTCTCGCCGCCATCATGGTCGCCCTTGTTTGGACTCAAAGTTGCTCCAGGACCTTCTTGCCCTCCTAAAGAACCAACAGACCACAACTGCACCAACTAGTACAACTACAACAGCTACAACTACCACCACAGCAGCTTCTACACCCACACCTGCAACTACCACTACCACAGCAGCTTCTACACCCACACCTGCAGCTACCACTACCACAGCCACTGCTACTACAGTGTGA
- the LOC121638622 gene encoding spore coat protein SP96-like isoform X2, with amino-acid sequence MFKVVILLGVLLSLALADSQNDLASKRVERGRPGSFKNGPLSSRRHHGRPCLDSKLLQDLLALLKNQQTTTAPTSTTTTATTTTTAASTPTPATTTTTAASTPTPAATTTTATATTV; translated from the exons ATGTTTAAAGTTGTCATTTTGCTTGGAGTTCTCCTGAGCCTGGCCTTGGCTGATTCT CAGAATGACTTGGCATCCAAACGAGTTGAGCGCGGACGTCCTGGCTCCTTCAAAAAT GGCCCTCTGTCTTCTCGCCGCCATCATGGTCGCCCTTGTTTGGACTCAAAGTTGCTCCAGGACCTTCTTGCCCTCCTAAAGAACCAACAGACCACAACTGCACCAACTAGTACAACTACAACAGCTACAACTACCACCACAGCAGCTTCTACACCCACACCTGCAACTACCACTACCACAGCAGCTTCTACACCCACACCTGCAGCTACCACTACCACAGCCACTGCTACTACAGTGTGA
- the scpp7 gene encoding secretory calcium-binding phosphoprotein 7 isoform X1, with protein sequence MKFILLVACIIGMALCAPPQMYMEFDIHYAPAEAAQAIPAGAVPGTLDVLLPVDNQRHLIGGPVRGFIKQEIPKPNGGNEDVYYPFGFNVPDPAVVVPAAPAVAIVPAAPAAPAAPAAPAAPAAPVVAAAKPSDDDEEEDD encoded by the exons ATGAAATTCATCCTGCTTGTAGCCTGCATCATTGGGATGGCTTTGTGTGCCCCT CCACAGATGTACATGGAGTTTGACATCCACTATGCTCCAGCTGAG GCGGCCCAGGCCATCCCTGCTGGAGCTGTACCTGGAACCCTGGATGTT CTGCTGCCAGTTGATAACCAGAGACACCTTATTGGAGGACCT GTCCGTGGCTTCATTAAACAGGAGATTCCCAAACCAAATGGTGGAAACGAAGATGTG TATTATCCCTTTGGGTTCAATGTGCCAGATCCTGCTGTAGTTGTTCCCGCTGCCCCAGCTGTTGCCATTGttcctgcagctcctgcagctccagctgctccagctgctccagctgctccagCTGCACCTGTTGTTGCT GCTGCCAAACCCAgcgatgatgatgaggaggaggacgaCTGA
- the scpp5 gene encoding secretory calcium-binding phosphoprotein 5 isoform X2, protein MKLAILCLCLASTASAVPYQYLPHYTASRPQAPSAMVKNSFAGGFLPGLQGGYSVEFFYPHRTTGGAGLNPADPNSRYGLVKYSIPQPPGRQSVEIFYPYDFAEQRVITSFPPMSNGPVSRDVLPFGYPPQNVPQQNTNIQSFDPSQDPAQQLQQDQPTQTSQVSPKM, encoded by the exons ATGAAACTGGCCATCCTGTGCCTGTGCTTGGCTAGCACAGCCTCTGCTGTACCA TATCAGTACTTGCCACATTACACAGCTTCCAGACCACAGGCACCATCTGCAATG GTGAAAAATTCCTTTGCAGGGGGCTTCCTGCCTGGACTTCAAGGAGGTTACAGTGTGGAATTT ttCTATCCACACAGAACTACTGGTGGTGCTGGACTAAATCCAGCAGAT CCCAATTCCCGTTACGGTTTAGTCAAATACTCCATTCCTCAGCCGCCGGGCAGACAGAGTGTTGAAATT TTCTACCCCTATGACTTCGCTGAGCAAAGG GTCATTACAAGCTTTCCTCCGATGAGCAATGGCCCGGTTTCACGTGAT gTTTTACCATTTGGCTATCCTCCTCAAAATGTTCCCCAGCAAAACACCAAC ATTCAATCCTTCGATCCATCACAGGATCCAGCGCAACAACTCCAGCAGGATCAGCCCACACAGACAAGCCAG GTTTCACCAAAGATGTGA
- the scpp7 gene encoding secretory calcium-binding phosphoprotein 7 isoform X2 → MKFILLVACIIGMALCAPPQMYMEFDIHYAPAEAAQAIPAGAVPGTLDLLPVDNQRHLIGGPVRGFIKQEIPKPNGGNEDVYYPFGFNVPDPAVVVPAAPAVAIVPAAPAAPAAPAAPAAPAAPVVAAAKPSDDDEEEDD, encoded by the exons ATGAAATTCATCCTGCTTGTAGCCTGCATCATTGGGATGGCTTTGTGTGCCCCT CCACAGATGTACATGGAGTTTGACATCCACTATGCTCCAGCTGAG GCGGCCCAGGCCATCCCTGCTGGAGCTGTACCTGGAACCCTGGAT CTGCTGCCAGTTGATAACCAGAGACACCTTATTGGAGGACCT GTCCGTGGCTTCATTAAACAGGAGATTCCCAAACCAAATGGTGGAAACGAAGATGTG TATTATCCCTTTGGGTTCAATGTGCCAGATCCTGCTGTAGTTGTTCCCGCTGCCCCAGCTGTTGCCATTGttcctgcagctcctgcagctccagctgctccagctgctccagctgctccagCTGCACCTGTTGTTGCT GCTGCCAAACCCAgcgatgatgatgaggaggaggacgaCTGA
- the ambn gene encoding ameloblastin: protein MITILLVLCPIILVSAVPVGPHVHPPQLSQGETTQKVQPVEATNQIPEAQSPAPLSPVLEQPNHGTLQQPNPQGSAQASSPLYMWFPQGGSPVIIPLYQSAQGSLPANQLTQQPLIFPPYGFLPVPPSPYGNQPFPQYGFPMIFQSSVPPSPANQLPNSPMLPAEPATPLGAAPQQTQQNPSTAYTLQQLMNPSLGGLSSEELETVAKMGQLGLFMPTVLTNPPAGGGAVQPQSQAAGLKSPEQHGTRPAVGSSTAGVPSLQRLACSGSQPDTKGLPAGLEKGAAEASIGQTPGQPKLGNLV from the exons ATGATTACCATATTGTTAGTGTTATGTCCCATCATATTGGTGTCTGCTGTACCA gttGGGCCACATGTCCATCCTCCACAGCTGTCACAAGGAGAAACCACTCAAAAAGTTCAGCCCGTTGAAGCCACAAACCAGATACCTGAAGCTCAGTCACCAGCTCCTCTTTCTCCCGTTTTGGAGCAACCAAATCATGGGACTCTCCAGCAGCCAAATCCCCAGGGCAGTGCCCAGGCCTCATCACCACTCTACATGTGGTTTCCACAAGGTGGCAGTCCAGTGATTATCCCACTGTATCAGAGTGCCCAAGGATCTCTGCCTGCTAACCAGCTGACACAACAGCCTCTG ATTTTTCCACCTTATGGATTCTTGCCAGTACCCCCATCACCCTATGGCAATCAGCCG TTTCCCCAATATGGATTCCCGATGATTTTCCAGTCATCTGTCCCTCCATCTCCAGCAAATCAGCTCCCAAACAGTCCAATGTTACCTGCAGAGCCAGCTACACCATTAGGAGCTGCACCTCAGCAAACACAACAG AATCCGTCAACTGCCTACACGCTACAACAACTCATG AACCCTTCACTTGGCGGTCTTAGCTCGGAGGAACTTGAA ACTGTTGCTAAGATGGGGCAGTTGGGTCTGTTTATGCCCACAGTGCTCACAAACCCAcctgcaggtggaggagcagTTCAGCCTCAGAGCCAGGCTGCTGGACTTAAAAGCCCAGAACAGCATGGCACAAGGCCAGCTGTGGGGAGCTCAACAGCTGGAGTCCCATCACTACAGAGGCTGGCCTGCTCGGGATCTCAGCCAGACACAAAAGGCCTTCCAGCAGGTTTGGAGAAAGGAGCAGCGGAGGCTTCCATTGGCCAAACACCTGGTCAGCCCAAACTGGGAAACCTTGTCTGA